From one Gracilibacillus salinarum genomic stretch:
- a CDS encoding YkyA family protein: protein MRRLLLATFLLVLFLAGCSGDSVANDMYEHLEQTVELEQPFAEQQEPFSALEQEEQDLYNQIIELSADEMDKITSLSDQAIATIEERKQLLQTELDSMNKAEEEFTKVKEYVEDLDEEPKKVAQELVDTMEQRYEAYQQLHDAYVSSLEQDQKLYELFKKEDLKEEDLRSQIETVNQSYDKVMEHNTNFNELTDTYNQLKQNFYDAVELNVVYE from the coding sequence ATGAGGAGATTATTACTGGCTACTTTCTTGCTTGTATTGTTTTTAGCAGGATGCAGTGGAGACTCAGTTGCTAATGACATGTACGAACACCTTGAACAGACAGTAGAATTAGAGCAGCCATTCGCAGAACAGCAAGAGCCTTTCTCAGCCTTGGAGCAGGAAGAACAGGATTTGTATAATCAAATCATCGAACTGTCAGCTGATGAAATGGACAAAATTACGTCACTATCAGATCAAGCAATTGCTACCATTGAAGAACGTAAGCAATTGTTACAAACAGAATTGGATAGTATGAACAAAGCAGAAGAAGAATTTACAAAAGTAAAAGAGTATGTAGAAGATTTAGACGAAGAACCGAAAAAAGTAGCACAAGAGCTTGTAGATACGATGGAACAACGCTACGAAGCTTATCAGCAGTTACATGATGCATATGTGAGTTCATTGGAACAAGATCAGAAATTATACGAATTGTTTAAGAAAGAAGATTTAAAAGAAGAAGACCTCCGTAGTCAAATCGAAACGGTAAATCAATCTTACGATAAAGTTATGGAGCACAATACTAATTTTAACGAATTAACGGATACATACAATCAATTAAAACAGAATTTTTATGATGCAGTCGAATTAAATGTAGTATATGAGTAA
- the pdhA gene encoding pyruvate dehydrogenase (acetyl-transferring) E1 component subunit alpha, with the protein MKRTIENIEEQFQTFQILNEDGKIVNEDAMPELSDEDLKEIMYRMVYTRILDQRSIALNRQGRLGFYAPTAGQEASQLGTQFALEKEDFILPGYRDVPQLIWHGLPLYQAFLFSRGHYHGNQMPEGVNALSPQIIIGAQYTQAAGVALGMKKRGSKSVAITYTGDGGTSQGDFYEGINFAGAYQAPAIFVVQNNKFAISVPVEKQTAAETLAQKAVAAGIEGIQVDGMDVLAVYAATQEARERAINGEGPTLIETLTYRYGPHTMAGDDPTRYRTEDMDSEWEKKDPIVRFRKFLEEKGLWSEEEENEVIDKAKEEIKAAIKKTDEQPKQKVTDLIGNMYEELPAHLQEQMEEFKAKESK; encoded by the coding sequence TTGAAACGTACAATTGAAAATATTGAAGAACAGTTCCAAACGTTTCAAATTCTGAATGAAGACGGCAAGATCGTTAACGAAGATGCTATGCCTGAACTCTCAGATGAAGATTTAAAAGAAATTATGTATCGTATGGTGTATACAAGAATTCTTGATCAGCGTTCTATTGCATTAAACCGTCAAGGTCGTTTAGGTTTCTATGCACCAACTGCAGGACAAGAGGCTTCTCAACTAGGGACACAATTTGCTCTGGAGAAAGAAGATTTTATTTTACCTGGGTATCGTGATGTTCCACAATTGATTTGGCATGGCCTTCCGCTATACCAAGCATTCTTATTCTCCCGTGGTCATTATCATGGAAACCAAATGCCAGAAGGTGTTAATGCATTAAGTCCACAAATTATTATTGGTGCACAGTATACACAAGCAGCTGGTGTAGCACTAGGTATGAAAAAACGCGGCAGCAAATCTGTTGCGATTACTTATACAGGTGATGGTGGTACTTCCCAAGGTGACTTCTATGAAGGTATTAACTTTGCAGGTGCTTATCAAGCTCCAGCTATTTTTGTTGTGCAAAATAATAAATTTGCAATTTCAGTTCCAGTTGAGAAACAAACTGCTGCTGAGACACTAGCACAAAAAGCAGTTGCTGCTGGTATCGAAGGTATTCAAGTTGATGGAATGGACGTGCTTGCTGTTTATGCTGCAACGCAAGAAGCAAGAGAACGTGCAATCAACGGTGAAGGTCCGACATTAATCGAAACTTTAACATATCGCTATGGTCCACACACTATGGCTGGTGACGATCCAACTCGTTATCGTACCGAAGATATGGATAGCGAATGGGAGAAGAAAGACCCAATCGTTCGTTTCCGTAAATTCTTAGAAGAAAAAGGCTTATGGTCTGAAGAAGAAGAAAACGAAGTAATCGATAAAGCAAAAGAAGAAATTAAAGCAGCAATTAAGAAAACCGATGAACAACCAAAACAAAAAGTGACGGATCTTATCGGTAACATGTATGAAGAACTTCCAGCTCACTTGCAGGAACAAATGGAAGAATTTAAAGCAAAGGAGTCGAAGTAA
- a CDS encoding alpha-ketoacid dehydrogenase subunit beta yields MAQMTMIQAITDALRTELKNDENVLVYGEDVGQNGGVFRATEGLQDEFGEDRVFDTPLAESGIAGISLGLATQGFRPVPEIQFFGFVYEAMDAINGQMARLRYRSGNTMNAPVTIRSPFGGGVHTPELHADSLEGLIAQQPGMKVVIPSGPYDAKGLLIQSIRDNDPVVFLEHMKLYRSFREEVPEDEYTLELGKANIKREGNDVTLIAYGAMVQSSLKAAEELEKDGIDAEVIDLRTVMPIDFETIIKSVEKTNRVVFVQEAQRQAGMASYVVAQIQERAILHLEAPILTVAAPDTVYAFTQAEEVWLPNYNDIIEKVNKVINF; encoded by the coding sequence ATGGCTCAAATGACAATGATCCAAGCAATTACTGATGCATTAAGAACAGAACTGAAAAATGATGAAAATGTACTTGTATACGGTGAAGACGTTGGTCAAAATGGTGGGGTATTCCGTGCTACGGAAGGACTTCAGGACGAATTCGGTGAAGACCGTGTATTTGATACGCCGCTAGCAGAGTCAGGCATTGCAGGTATCTCACTTGGACTTGCTACACAAGGCTTCCGTCCGGTACCTGAGATCCAATTCTTCGGTTTCGTATACGAAGCTATGGATGCTATTAACGGTCAGATGGCACGTTTGCGTTATCGTTCTGGTAACACAATGAATGCACCGGTGACAATTCGTTCACCATTTGGTGGCGGGGTTCATACGCCTGAACTTCACGCGGATTCATTAGAAGGACTTATTGCGCAACAGCCAGGTATGAAGGTAGTTATTCCTTCTGGCCCGTATGATGCAAAAGGTTTATTAATTCAATCTATTCGCGATAACGACCCAGTTGTGTTCTTAGAGCACATGAAGCTATATCGTTCTTTCCGTGAAGAAGTACCTGAAGATGAGTATACGCTTGAATTAGGAAAAGCGAATATTAAACGTGAAGGTAACGACGTAACATTAATTGCTTACGGTGCAATGGTACAATCTTCACTTAAAGCAGCAGAAGAACTAGAAAAAGACGGTATCGATGCAGAAGTTATCGACTTGCGAACTGTAATGCCAATTGATTTCGAGACGATCATAAAATCTGTTGAGAAAACCAATCGTGTAGTATTTGTTCAAGAGGCACAACGTCAAGCTGGTATGGCTTCTTATGTTGTAGCTCAAATTCAAGAGCGTGCAATTTTACACTTAGAAGCACCGATCTTAACAGTTGCTGCTCCTGATACAGTATATGCTTTCACACAAGCAGAAGAAGTTTGGTTACCAAACTATAACGATATTATCGAAAAAGTAAACAAAGTCATCAATTTCTAA
- a CDS encoding dihydrolipoamide acetyltransferase family protein, translating to MAFEFKLPDIGEGIHEGEIVKWFVKAGEEIKEDDVICEVQNDKAVVEIPSPVDGTVKEVHFDEGSVATVGETIITIDAEGYEDEGASDDNDSQKEEAPKEEAKEEKDTSSDSETKQKPAAKDENNRVIAMPSVRKYARDNNVDIAEVQGSGKNNRVLRDDIDAFLNGGQKADTQESAAESTDAAQSSQSAAAPAGEFPETREKMSGIRKAIANAMVNSKHKAPHVTLHDEIDVTELVAHRKKFKPVAAEQDVKLTYLPYVVKALVSALNKYPILNASIDDETDEIVSKHYYNIGIAADTEKGLLVPVVKNADAKSIFGISSEINELAGKAREGKLAPNEMKGASCTISNIGSAGGQWFTPVINYPEAAILGIGRIAEKPVVRDGEIVVAPVLALSLSFDHRIVDGATAQMAMNQIKRLLADPQLIMMEG from the coding sequence ATGGCTTTTGAATTTAAATTGCCTGACATTGGTGAAGGTATCCATGAAGGTGAAATTGTAAAGTGGTTTGTAAAAGCTGGGGAAGAAATTAAAGAAGACGACGTTATTTGTGAAGTGCAAAATGACAAAGCTGTCGTGGAAATTCCATCTCCAGTTGACGGAACGGTTAAAGAGGTTCATTTCGATGAAGGCTCTGTAGCGACAGTTGGTGAAACAATCATTACCATCGATGCTGAAGGTTATGAAGATGAAGGGGCTTCTGATGATAATGACTCACAGAAGGAAGAAGCACCTAAAGAAGAAGCAAAAGAAGAAAAAGATACAAGCTCAGACAGTGAAACAAAACAAAAGCCAGCAGCTAAGGATGAAAACAACCGCGTTATTGCGATGCCTTCTGTTCGTAAATATGCTCGTGATAACAATGTGGATATTGCAGAAGTCCAAGGCTCAGGTAAAAATAACCGTGTATTAAGAGACGATATTGACGCCTTCTTAAATGGTGGTCAAAAAGCTGATACACAAGAATCAGCAGCAGAATCAACAGATGCAGCTCAATCTTCTCAATCAGCGGCAGCTCCAGCAGGAGAATTCCCTGAAACTCGTGAGAAAATGAGTGGTATTCGTAAAGCAATCGCAAATGCAATGGTTAATTCTAAACATAAAGCGCCACACGTTACATTACATGATGAAATCGATGTAACAGAGTTAGTTGCACACCGTAAGAAGTTTAAACCAGTTGCAGCAGAACAAGATGTAAAACTTACTTATTTACCATATGTAGTAAAAGCATTAGTTTCTGCTTTAAACAAATATCCAATTTTAAATGCATCTATTGATGATGAAACAGATGAAATCGTCAGCAAACATTACTATAATATTGGTATTGCTGCAGATACAGAAAAAGGTCTGTTAGTACCAGTAGTAAAAAATGCAGATGCTAAATCCATTTTCGGTATCTCTAGTGAAATTAATGAATTAGCTGGTAAAGCAAGAGAAGGGAAACTTGCTCCGAATGAAATGAAAGGTGCATCTTGTACTATTTCTAACATCGGATCAGCTGGTGGACAATGGTTTACACCTGTAATTAATTACCCGGAAGCAGCTATTCTAGGTATTGGTCGTATTGCTGAAAAACCGGTTGTTCGTGATGGTGAAATTGTCGTAGCACCTGTACTTGCATTATCATTAAGCTTCGATCACCGTATTGTTGATGGTGCTACAGCACAAATGGCAATGAATCAAATCAAACGTCTATTAGCAGACCCACAATTAATTATGATGGAGGGGTAA
- the lpdA gene encoding dihydrolipoyl dehydrogenase: MVVGDFPVELDTLVVGAGPGGYVAAIRAAQTGQKVTVVEKGNVGGVCLNVGCIPSKALIEASHKAEHAHGDEALGIKTENVSVDFSKVQEWKGTVVNKLTGGVSGLLKANKIDLVQGEVYFVDKNTVKVMDDKNSQTYTFKHCIIATGSRPIELPTFKYSDRVLDSTGALNLKDIPKKLVVIGGGYVGTELGTAYANFGTEVTILEGMKDILGGFEKQMSALVKKKLKSKGVTIVTEAMAKGVEETKDGVKVSYEANGKEETVDADYVLVTVGRKPNTDELGLEQVGIDMTDKGLINIDDQCRTNVDSIFAIGDIVAGPPLAHKASYEGKVAAEVIAGENSVIDYLAIPAVVFSDPELATVGYNEEEAKEAGYDVAASKFPFAANGRALSLNAGEGFLKLITRKNDGLIIGGQIAGPNASDMVAEVGLAIEAGMTVEDLALTIHAHPTLGEITMEAAEVAMGTPIHITK; this comes from the coding sequence ATGGTAGTTGGAGATTTTCCAGTTGAATTAGATACGCTTGTAGTTGGAGCAGGACCTGGGGGATATGTTGCCGCAATTCGTGCTGCACAGACAGGTCAAAAAGTAACAGTTGTAGAAAAAGGTAATGTAGGTGGCGTATGTTTAAACGTAGGCTGTATTCCTTCAAAAGCCTTAATTGAAGCTAGTCACAAAGCAGAACATGCCCATGGTGATGAAGCATTAGGAATCAAAACTGAAAATGTTTCAGTAGATTTCTCAAAAGTACAAGAATGGAAAGGTACTGTTGTCAATAAATTAACCGGTGGTGTATCTGGTTTATTAAAAGCCAACAAAATCGATCTTGTACAAGGCGAAGTTTACTTTGTTGACAAAAATACTGTGAAGGTAATGGATGACAAAAATTCACAAACTTACACATTCAAGCATTGTATTATTGCAACAGGTTCTCGTCCAATTGAGTTACCAACTTTCAAATACTCTGATCGTGTCCTTGATTCAACAGGCGCTCTTAATCTAAAAGATATTCCTAAGAAGCTTGTTGTAATCGGTGGTGGATATGTAGGTACAGAGTTAGGTACTGCATATGCTAACTTCGGTACAGAAGTAACGATTCTTGAAGGTATGAAAGATATTCTTGGTGGATTCGAAAAACAAATGAGTGCCCTTGTGAAGAAAAAGCTTAAGAGCAAAGGCGTTACTATTGTAACTGAAGCAATGGCTAAAGGTGTAGAAGAAACGAAAGATGGCGTGAAAGTATCATATGAAGCCAATGGTAAGGAAGAAACGGTTGACGCGGATTATGTATTAGTAACAGTTGGTCGTAAGCCAAATACAGATGAATTAGGTCTTGAGCAAGTTGGTATTGATATGACGGACAAAGGTCTAATCAATATCGACGATCAGTGCCGAACAAATGTTGATAGCATTTTTGCAATTGGTGATATTGTAGCTGGACCTCCACTTGCGCACAAAGCATCTTACGAAGGTAAAGTTGCAGCAGAAGTTATCGCTGGTGAAAATTCTGTAATCGACTATCTAGCTATTCCAGCAGTAGTTTTCTCTGATCCGGAATTAGCAACAGTAGGTTACAATGAGGAAGAGGCGAAAGAAGCTGGTTATGATGTAGCAGCTTCTAAATTCCCATTCGCAGCTAATGGTCGTGCACTTTCCTTAAATGCTGGTGAAGGTTTCCTTAAACTGATCACTCGCAAAAATGACGGATTAATTATCGGTGGTCAAATTGCTGGTCCAAATGCTAGTGATATGGTTGCTGAAGTTGGTCTTGCAATCGAAGCTGGTATGACAGTTGAAGACTTAGCTTTAACAATCCATGCTCACCCTACATTAGGTGAAATCACAATGGAAGCAGCGGAAGTTGCAATGGGTACACCAATCCATATTACCAAATAA
- a CDS encoding polysaccharide deacetylase family protein: protein MLKKYITIMLFGLLLFIVACGDDQNQTSSENEEGEDQAVEAGNQSDSANGDDTEDDSQQTSNEEATDENESNSESTSEDTEEVEKEEEQPKETLYRITDNWSLEPIKESTNEKVVLLTIDDVPEEHAVEMAKTLKELDAPAIFFVNGHFLESEEGKNELKQIYEMGFTIGNHTYNHQQLSVVKEEKQKTEILELSQLIEEIIGEKPKFFRAPHGDNTDFAKQYVKEQGMLLMNWTYGYDYFEPYMDQEKLTKAMVSGEAPEIDIDYSLLKPGAILLMHDRDWTAAALKDIVTGLRDKGYEMADPETIQLPE from the coding sequence GTGTTAAAAAAATACATAACAATTATGCTATTCGGTTTATTGCTATTTATCGTAGCTTGTGGTGATGATCAAAATCAGACAAGTAGTGAAAATGAAGAGGGAGAAGACCAAGCTGTCGAGGCAGGGAATCAATCAGATAGCGCTAACGGTGATGATACCGAAGATGACTCGCAACAAACCTCAAATGAGGAAGCTACTGATGAAAATGAAAGCAACTCAGAAAGTACAAGTGAAGATACTGAGGAAGTAGAAAAAGAAGAAGAACAGCCAAAAGAAACTCTTTATAGAATAACAGATAATTGGAGCTTAGAGCCAATTAAAGAAAGTACTAATGAAAAAGTAGTGTTGCTCACTATTGATGACGTACCAGAAGAACATGCGGTGGAAATGGCTAAAACTTTGAAAGAATTGGATGCTCCCGCTATCTTTTTTGTCAATGGTCATTTTCTTGAATCAGAGGAAGGAAAGAATGAATTAAAACAAATTTATGAAATGGGATTTACAATAGGGAACCATACATATAATCATCAACAGTTATCAGTGGTGAAAGAAGAAAAGCAGAAAACAGAAATTCTTGAACTGAGCCAATTAATAGAAGAAATCATTGGAGAGAAACCTAAATTCTTTAGAGCTCCTCATGGTGACAATACGGATTTTGCCAAGCAATATGTAAAAGAACAAGGTATGTTATTAATGAATTGGACTTACGGTTACGACTATTTTGAACCATACATGGATCAGGAAAAATTGACGAAGGCGATGGTATCTGGTGAAGCTCCGGAAATAGACATTGATTATTCTTTGCTAAAACCTGGTGCTATTCTCTTAATGCATGATAGAGATTGGACAGCAGCAGCACTAAAAGATATTGTGACAGGTTTACGTGACAAAGGATATGAAATGGCAGATCCAGAAACAATTCAATTACCGGAATAA
- a CDS encoding aminotransferase class I/II-fold pyridoxal phosphate-dependent enzyme gives MNQLDTPLFSGLIQHIRNNPAAFHIPGHKGGKGIDPEFLEFIGPNALAIDLINIEPLDDLHHPKGMIKDAQDLAAKAFGADHTFFSVQGTSGAIMTMILSVCEPGDKIIVPRNIHKSVTSALIFSGAIPIFIHPEIDHQLGISHGITPNAVSKALHAHPDAKAVLVINPTYFGISADLKEIVRISHDHHIPVLVDEAHGVHIHFHEKLPLSAMQAGADMAATSVHKLGGSMTQSSVLNVREGLINHERVQTVMSMLTTTSTSYILLASLDVARKRLYQYGKQLLHDVLHLAAYTRNSINQMENLYCPGEEILGTVATYDFDPTKIIISVKDLGITGHDAEVWLRNHYNIEVELSDMYNILCILTTADTEEDVNYLLQALSALTKSFSQTANERAVHVSIPEIPLLAVSPREAFYADYEIIPLAESAGRISAESIMIYPPGIPIFIPGEIISEDNLAYIFKNVASGLPVQGLQDETLTTIRVLKERVAFK, from the coding sequence ATGAATCAATTAGATACACCACTTTTTAGTGGATTAATACAACATATTAGAAACAATCCTGCAGCTTTTCATATTCCAGGTCATAAAGGCGGCAAAGGTATTGACCCTGAATTCCTTGAGTTCATTGGTCCTAATGCTTTAGCTATCGACTTAATTAATATCGAACCTTTAGACGATCTGCATCATCCTAAAGGAATGATAAAAGATGCACAAGATTTAGCGGCAAAAGCCTTTGGTGCTGATCATACTTTCTTCTCTGTTCAAGGAACCAGTGGTGCGATTATGACGATGATCTTAAGTGTTTGTGAACCTGGTGATAAAATTATTGTACCTAGAAATATTCATAAATCGGTGACTTCAGCTTTAATTTTTTCAGGAGCAATTCCAATCTTTATCCACCCTGAAATTGATCATCAGCTTGGTATTTCACACGGTATTACTCCAAATGCCGTTAGCAAAGCATTGCATGCACATCCTGATGCAAAAGCAGTATTAGTTATTAATCCTACTTATTTCGGTATTTCAGCTGATCTTAAGGAAATTGTTCGAATATCACACGATCATCACATACCTGTTCTCGTCGATGAAGCGCATGGTGTACATATTCATTTTCATGAGAAGCTTCCACTGTCTGCTATGCAAGCAGGTGCTGATATGGCTGCTACTAGTGTTCATAAATTAGGTGGCTCCATGACGCAAAGCTCTGTCTTAAATGTCAGAGAAGGACTTATCAATCATGAAAGAGTACAAACTGTCATGTCCATGTTAACAACCACATCGACTTCTTATATATTGCTTGCTTCATTAGATGTTGCAAGGAAGAGATTATATCAGTATGGCAAACAGTTGTTACACGACGTTCTCCATTTAGCTGCGTATACAAGGAACAGCATAAATCAAATGGAGAACCTTTATTGTCCCGGTGAAGAAATTTTAGGAACAGTGGCAACCTATGATTTTGATCCGACTAAGATCATTATATCGGTAAAAGATTTAGGTATTACCGGACATGATGCAGAAGTCTGGTTACGGAATCATTACAACATTGAAGTAGAACTATCGGACATGTACAATATTTTATGCATTTTAACTACTGCTGATACCGAAGAAGATGTCAATTATTTATTACAAGCATTATCTGCTTTAACAAAGTCTTTTAGTCAGACAGCAAATGAACGGGCAGTACATGTTTCGATTCCTGAAATTCCGCTCTTAGCCGTAAGTCCGCGAGAAGCATTCTATGCGGATTATGAAATTATACCACTTGCTGAATCAGCAGGCAGAATAAGTGCGGAGTCAATCATGATCTACCCACCAGGGATTCCAATCTTTATCCCAGGTGAAATCATTTCAGAAGACAATTTAGCGTATATATTCAAAAATGTTGCATCGGGGCTACCTGTTCAAGGCTTGCAGGATGAAACGCTAACTACTATTCGAGTGTTAAAAGAACGCGTTGCATTTAAATAG
- a CDS encoding UPF0223 family protein, with product MNYSYPIDETWTTEEIVDVVNYFSLIEKAYEKGVQKQDLVAAYNRYKQIVPSKSEEKQLDKQFEKQSGYTPFRVIKKAKDLGNQDTIKM from the coding sequence ATGAATTACAGTTATCCTATTGATGAAACCTGGACGACAGAAGAAATTGTAGATGTCGTCAATTATTTTTCCTTAATTGAAAAAGCATATGAAAAAGGTGTTCAAAAACAAGATCTGGTAGCAGCGTATAATCGTTATAAGCAAATTGTTCCTTCAAAAAGTGAAGAGAAACAATTAGATAAGCAATTTGAAAAGCAGTCAGGATATACACCTTTTCGTGTCATTAAAAAAGCGAAAGATCTTGGTAATCAGGATACCATTAAAATGTAA
- a CDS encoding DUF1054 domain-containing protein gives MTFRGFSKTDFATFQLEGLEERMEAIQDRIQPKFRYIYEAIEEDLRSIAGHDMHLHIARHARRTVNPPKDTWSAYCHDKRGYKKHPHFQVGLWDDHVFIWLAFIYELPHKQQIAEKFLQEITDIENTVPDHFDISLDHMKNEAAKLSEVDLQDGLERFKKVKKGEFLIGRRIDANDPLLQDGDAFIETVRDTIHTLAPLYRSSMNV, from the coding sequence ATGACGTTCCGTGGATTTAGCAAAACAGATTTTGCAACATTTCAATTAGAAGGTCTTGAAGAAAGAATGGAAGCAATACAAGACCGTATTCAGCCAAAGTTTAGATATATATACGAAGCGATAGAAGAAGATTTAAGGTCGATAGCCGGGCATGATATGCACCTCCATATCGCCAGACATGCAAGACGAACCGTAAATCCACCAAAAGACACGTGGTCAGCCTATTGTCATGATAAAAGAGGATATAAGAAACATCCACATTTCCAAGTAGGATTATGGGACGACCATGTATTTATTTGGTTAGCCTTTATTTATGAGTTGCCCCACAAACAACAAATAGCTGAGAAATTCTTACAGGAGATAACGGATATCGAAAATACTGTACCAGATCATTTTGATATTTCGCTTGATCATATGAAAAACGAAGCAGCCAAACTTAGTGAAGTTGATTTACAAGATGGTTTAGAACGATTCAAAAAAGTAAAAAAAGGTGAATTCCTAATTGGCAGACGTATCGATGCTAATGATCCATTGCTTCAGGATGGTGATGCGTTTATAGAAACAGTTCGTGATACAATCCATACGCTTGCACCACTTTATCGTTCGTCCATGAATGTATAG
- a CDS encoding inositol monophosphatase family protein, translating into MNTALRQEIYKHATSWIYEAGASIRNQIDDQYQIDTKSNANDLVTEVDRSTEQYFAQQIRNTYPDHKIVGEEGYGDKIENLDGTVWIIDPIDGTMNFVHQKRNFAISIGIFFEGVGEIGLIYNVMEDVLYSAKRGEGAFKDDKRLPSLSKDVTLETSIIAMNSSLACKNQRINEQKVQQLVLDSRGARSYGSAALEFAFVAEGIIDAYLTMRLAPWDFAAGMILVNEVGGVTMQANQQPVNLLEKNTILTCNNQITERLLSDYIELK; encoded by the coding sequence ATGAATACAGCCCTTCGACAAGAAATATATAAACATGCAACAAGTTGGATTTACGAAGCAGGTGCTTCTATTCGTAATCAGATAGATGATCAGTATCAAATTGATACAAAATCTAACGCAAATGACTTGGTTACAGAAGTGGATCGTTCTACTGAACAATATTTTGCTCAACAGATTCGGAATACATACCCGGACCATAAGATTGTAGGGGAAGAAGGATATGGTGACAAAATAGAGAATTTAGACGGAACAGTGTGGATTATTGATCCAATTGATGGAACGATGAATTTTGTCCATCAGAAACGTAATTTTGCTATATCCATAGGCATTTTCTTTGAAGGTGTTGGTGAAATTGGTCTCATTTATAATGTTATGGAAGACGTATTATATAGTGCGAAGAGAGGGGAAGGGGCGTTTAAAGACGATAAGCGGTTGCCATCTCTAAGTAAAGATGTCACGCTAGAAACGAGCATTATCGCGATGAATAGCTCATTAGCTTGTAAAAATCAAAGAATTAATGAACAAAAGGTACAGCAGTTAGTGCTTGATAGCAGAGGCGCGAGGTCATATGGTTCTGCCGCATTAGAATTTGCCTTCGTAGCTGAAGGGATTATTGATGCCTACTTAACCATGCGACTGGCACCTTGGGATTTTGCTGCGGGTATGATTCTTGTAAACGAAGTTGGTGGGGTCACCATGCAAGCCAACCAACAGCCGGTAAATTTGCTGGAGAAAAACACGATTCTGACTTGTAATAATCAGATTACAGAGCGGCTATTGTCTGATTACATTGAATTAAAATAA
- a CDS encoding DUF5325 family protein translates to MMKFQLSKFLLALTVILCFSAAGVGIALRSAWFILIALLAGFAVMGFGISLKKREAS, encoded by the coding sequence ATGATGAAATTCCAGCTATCCAAATTTTTACTAGCGTTAACAGTAATCTTGTGCTTCAGCGCAGCTGGTGTCGGCATTGCGTTAAGAAGTGCTTGGTTTATTCTAATTGCCCTATTAGCAGGGTTTGCAGTGATGGGCTTTGGTATATCCTTAAAGAAACGAGAAGCAAGTTAA
- a CDS encoding YlaH-like family protein, with amino-acid sequence MQSGTVIEVPNNLWPVADFFMKDLGGQVNIANETEMASIIRGFFFLYLTVVVLAILAYKFGFAKKLSPLQSFIIYILLFVGMFFLTLIFGLNLPLAESLFIIAVVMGVYRLRLFQERKHNNQKKAEQ; translated from the coding sequence ATGCAATCAGGAACTGTAATAGAGGTACCGAATAATTTATGGCCAGTTGCGGATTTTTTTATGAAGGATCTGGGTGGGCAGGTTAATATAGCAAATGAAACAGAAATGGCTAGTATAATTAGAGGTTTTTTCTTCTTGTACTTGACCGTAGTTGTTCTGGCAATATTAGCTTATAAATTTGGATTTGCCAAGAAATTATCACCTCTACAATCATTCATCATCTATATTTTATTATTTGTTGGTATGTTCTTTTTAACTTTAATTTTTGGCTTAAACTTACCACTGGCTGAAAGTTTATTTATCATAGCTGTGGTCATGGGGGTTTATCGATTAAGGTTATTTCAAGAACGAAAACATAATAATCAAAAAAAAGCTGAACAATGA
- a CDS encoding YlaI family protein gives MRVKCVICDKINKIDNDCPQAKKLRNRLIHTYLCPECDKRIEENTMKRHKTGNFKLYRKKEVQDQYLS, from the coding sequence ATGCGAGTAAAATGTGTCATATGTGATAAAATAAATAAAATAGATAACGATTGCCCACAAGCCAAAAAATTGCGCAACCGCCTAATCCACACTTACCTATGTCCAGAGTGTGATAAACGAATAGAAGAAAATACAATGAAGCGGCATAAAACAGGAAATTTTAAATTATACCGAAAAAAAGAAGTACAAGACCAGTATTTATCCTAA